The Geothrix oryzae DNA window GGTGGGCACCACCGTCCGCTACGAACGCCATGTGGTGGCCGTAGTACCGACCGGCACCATCGGCCAGGAGCTCGTCGCCGACTTCCTGCCGGAAGTCCGCCGGGATTCCCAGCTCATCGCATCCCTCGAACCCAAGCGGGTGGTGGCCCTCTTCCACAGCAACCGCGCCGTGGAGCTGCTGGCCGAAGGCAAGCCGGATGAGGCCCTGCACTACGCCCACCACTCGATCGAGGTGGACCCCGGCCTCGGCGTGGGTTGGAACATCCTGGGGGTCGTCCAGCGGGCCAAGGATCAGGACAAGGAGGCGGAGGTCTCGTTCCGGAAGGCCCTGGAGGTCGATCCTCGGGACGGCGCGCCCTGCGGGAACATGGAGAACCTCATGCGCGCCCAGGGCCGGGATGAGGAAGCCCGCCGCTTCCGGGAGCGGGGTCTGGAGATCCGCAAGCGCGACCCCTTCTTCAACGCCTTCCTGGCCGAGGAGGCGCTGGCCGATGAGCAATGGAGCGAGGCGGAGAAGCGCATCAAGCAGGCCATCAAGCTCCTGCCCCGGGAACCCGAGTTCTACCTGATCCAGGCCCGGGTGAGCCTGGCCCAGGGGCAGACGAAGGATGCCATCAAGGCCCTGGAGAAGGCGCGGAAGTGGTCCCTCCCCGAAGCGCAATCCCGCTACGACAGCAAACTGGCCCTGCTCAGGAGCCTGAAACCCGTCTGAAGGCCTAGTCGGGGCTCATCCTTCGGCGCCGGCGGCGGCGCGCAGTTCGCGGCGGAGGGCTTTGCCCACGGCGTTCTTGGGGATCTCGGCCAGGAAGCTGAAGCGGGTCGGCACCTTGTAGTTGGCCAGGAGGGTCCGGCAGTGGGCGCGGATCTCGTCGACGCTGAGGTCCTTCCGGGAGACGACGAAGGCGCGCACGGCCTCGCCGGTGCCCTCGTCGGGAACGCCGACCACCGCCACATCCGCCACATCGGGATGCAGGGCGATGCAGGCCTCCACCTCGTTGGGGAACACATTGAAGCCGCTGACGATGATCATGTCCTTCTTGCGGTCCGTGATCTCCAGGTAGCCCTCGGCGTCGAAGCGGCCGATGTCGCCCGTGTGCAGCCAGCCGCCGCGCAGCGTCCTGGCGGTCTCGTCGGGCTGGTTCCAGTAGCCCTGCATGACCTGGGGGCCGCGCACCACGATCTCGCCGTGGCTGCCGGTCGCCACCGGAAGCCCTTCGTCATCCACAATGCGGACTTCGGTGCCGGGCAAGGGCAGCCCCACCCCGCCCACCTGCGCCATGGTGCGGCGGAGGCGCTTCCCCTCGCGGATGGCGGCGTTGTAGGTGACCAGCGGGCTGGTCTCGCTGAGGCCGAAGCCCTCGATCACCAGGCAGCCCGTGAAGGCCTCCCAGCGCTGGAGCACCGCCGGATGGGTCTGCATGCCCCCGGCGAAGGCGCCCAGCATCTTCCGGGTCATGGCCGGCTGGAACCAGCTTTCGTCGGGAAGCGCCTTGAGCAGCGTGTTCACCGCCGTCATCCAGGTGATCTCGTGGTTCTTGAAGGCCGGGTGCAGGTTCTTGAGGGGGCGCGGATTGGGCACCAGGATGTTGTGGCTGCCGGTGTGGAAGCCGAAGCACAGGTTGATGGTGAAGGCGATGACATGGTACATCGGCAGCACCGTCAGCACAGTCTCCTCCCCGTGGGTGAGGTAGACCTTGGTGATCTCCGCGATCTGCTCGAGGTTGGCCAGCAGGTTGCCGTGGCTCAGCATGGCGCCCTTGCTGGTGCCCGTGGTGCCCCCGGTGTACTGGAGCAGGGCGAGGCTTGCGCGCGTGGGGCCCGGGTGTTCCACCGCATCGGGAAGGAGGTGTTCCTTGGCCAGGTACAGGGCGCCCTGGTGCAGGGCCCGGGGCAGGCGCGTGAACGGCAGGCCCAGGGCGGGAATCTGGCCCGAGAGCTTGAGCTTGGCCTGGATGAGGGTGCGGGTGAACAGGGGGAAGAAGTCGGCGATGCCCGTCACCACGATGGTCTTCACCTGGGTCCTGGGAACGACGGCGGCCACCTTGTCGCCGAAGTGGTCGAGCACCACCAGCACCTCGGCGCCGCTGTCCTGGAGCTGGAGCTCCAGCTCGCGGGGCGTGTAGAGGGGGTTGGTGTTGACGACCACGCATCCGGCCTTGAGGGCGCCGAAGGCGCACACGGGATAGGCCAGGGAGTTGGGCAGCAGGATGGCGATGCGGGCGCCCGCCTGAAGCTGGAGGCCGTGCCGCAGGTAGGCCGCGAAGGCGTCCGAGAGGCGATCGACCTCCCTGAAGCTGAGGGAGGCCTCCATGCCGTTGGGGAGGACGATGGTCTCGGCCTTCCGGTCGCCGTAGCGGGCCGCCGCCGTGCGCACGAGCTGGCCCAGATTCTCGAAGGGAAAGGGCTGGGCCTCGCGTCCCACGCCCGCGGGATAACCTGCCCACCACACCTGTTCTGATTCCACGGATCCGCCTTCCCTGCCGGGTCGCTCCGGGGAGCGGCCGTCTGGTCAACTCACATCGCTTAACTTGTCGATGTTCATTATTTTAGACTTCAACGGGCCCCTTTCGGGAGGGGCGATTATTGCCGGGGCGATGCGGCTTCGGCCTTCGGATCTGGCAGAGTCGAAGCGGAGGCCCTCGATGAAGGCAGTCATCCAGCGCGTGACGCGGGCCTCGGTACGATCCGGGGACCTGGAGGCGACCATCGGTCCCGGCCTGCTGGTGCTGGTGGGCCTCGAAGCCGGCGACACGGAGGAGACCTGCGCCTGGGCCGCCGCCAAGATCGCCTCCCTGCGCATCTTTGAGGACGGCGACGGGAAGATGAACCTCGGCCTTCAGGAAGTGGGCGGTGAGATCCTCGCCATCAGCCAGTTCACCCTGGCGGGCAGCATCGCCAAGGGCCGGCGCCCCTCCTTCGACGCGGCCATGAGCCCCGACGCGGCCCGGGTGCTCTTCCGGAAATTCCTGGACCTGCTCAAGGTCCAGCATCCAGCCGTGAAATCGGGCTTCTTCCAGGAGCACATGGAGGTCGAGCTTCTCAACGATGGGCCTGTGACCTTCATTCTGGAGCGCTGAGCCCGCGCGAGAGGAGCGGTGCCAGGGCCAGGGTCAGCCCCGCCAGCACCAGGCCCGCCGCCACATCCGTGAGGTAGTGGACGCCGATGTAGACGGTGGCGAACACGATGGCGCCGGCCCAGACCCAGAACAGGGCCGCGAGGCGGGGAAAGCATCGCGTGGCCAGGAGGGCGGGCAGCACCGAAAGCGCCGTGTGGCCGCTGGGGAACGCATCCAGCGTGGTGGCTTCCGCGCCGCGCAGGAAGGCACGGACGGCCTGGGAGATCGCCCCACCGCCCAGCTGGACCGGGGCCAGGGCCTCCGGCACCCGGGGGCCTTCCGCAGGCCACAGGAAATAACCCAGGAACGAGAGGTAGAACCCGAGGAGGATCGCAAACGCCACCCGCTCGAACCGCGCCGGGCCGAGGCGGACGCGGGCCAGCACCCCCACCGACAGGGGCAGGAAGTAGAAGCTGGCGTAGGCGAGGTAGACCAGATCCGTGAAGGCCGCGGGCCGGCCGAAAGCCCCCCGCCAGGCCACCGCGAGCGATCCGAACCAGCGCTGGTCCAGGGCGGCGAGCGTGGCATCCCAGCGGTGATCATTCACGGCCACCACCAGCGGCTGGAGCAGCAGGAAGACGAGGAGCACCACCAGCACCGGAACGAAGTCCCGCAGGAGGTGGACGGCCTGCCTCCGGGCCCGGCCGAGTCCCAGACTGAGCACGAGCAGCCCGGCGAAGGTGAAGGCCCGGAGCAGCCAGCCGTCGGGCCGCGCCAGGAGCGTCAGCGCCAACAGGATGGTCAGCACCAGGACCGTGAGGCGCTCCGAGGGCCGCAGGGCCGAGGCTGCCCCGGCCCTCATGGCTCCTGCGCCTCCGCTTCCGTCCCCAGCCATGCGGGCGTTCCCTCCGGCGGCCCCAGCCATCGGCCGGGATCCTCGAGGACCTTCTGGACGAGGACGAGGGCCCGGGCGCAGGAAAAGGCATCGTCGATGCGCTCGTCGAAGGTCCAGCGCACGGAAAGGGCCTCCTCCGCGCTCACGCCGTCCCGGGTCGCGAAGGTCGCGCGGCGCGGGGCGGAGACGGCGCCGAAAATGGAGACGGTGCCGTACTCGTAGAGGTGGTGGAAGACATCGGAGACGCCCACGGAACCGAGGTTGGCCAGGAAGATGCTCGCGTACATGGGGTCGTCGCGGATCATGAAGCCCGGGTAGAGGTTCCAGTGATCCAGCCCTCGGGCGAGCCCCACCAGCAGGCGCACCACCGGGCCGGGTAGCCGCATGATCAGGGCGACTTCCTTGTCCACGGCCCGGTCCGTCTCCCGGGCCTCCTCCACCTGGGTGGAGATGCGGGCGGAGAAGGCCGTGAAACTCTCGCCCTCGAAGGCCGCCAGCTTCACGGTGGCCCCGGGGGCCTCATCCGTGAAGGCCTTCTTGGCGACGAAGGATATCGACACGCCCCGCCGCTGATAGAGCCGTCCCCCCGAGACGAAGCGGTTCAGGCGCGGCCGGGTCTCCAGCGCCACGGCGGTGGCGTAGGCCACCAGATGGAAGAGCGTGGCCCGGGGGTGGTGGACGCGGTTGTACGCCTTGAGCCAGACGCGCGCGGCGGCGATGCGGTAGAGGGACTCCTGGTAGACGCAGCTCTCGTTCCGGCCCCGCATGAGGTAGGGCATGATGCGCCGCACCGGGGCCTCGCCGCGGATCAGATCGCCATCGGGACGGGAGAAGAGGGGCATGGATCAGGGTCGGCGCGGTGGACCGGCACTGTCAAGAACACCCGGGGATCATCTTTTCGCGTTGACACCGCAGGGCGGCAGGACTATCCCTGGGGCAACCTTTCCGGTGCTGCCATGACGATGCGTTCCGCAGGTCTCCGCCTACCCGCTTCCGGTCTGCTCGCCGCGGGCCTTCTCCTGGCCGGCGCCCCGGCCCGGGCCCAGGAGGCGGCAACGCCCTGGTCCATGACCGTCTATCTCCAGCAGAGCTGGCCCAAGCAGACGGAGACCAACCGCCAGATCAAGGAGGTCAACGCGGCCCTGGGCTCCTCCTTCAAGACCTGGGACGATGTGGCGAACCTCAACCTCGGCGTGCAGGCCTTCCGCGACCTGAATCCGCGCTGGAAAGTGGGCCTCGAGCTGGACTACTCCCGCGGGAAGATCGACGGGGCGACCACCCTGGACACGCCCGCCGGTCCCGCCACGCTCGCCTTCGAGCAGAAGTACACGATCTACGCGGATCTCCTGGCCCTGGCCCAGTTCCGGCCCCTGGGGGGGAACGGCCGCTGGATCCCCTTCCTCCAGGCGGGGATCGGTCTGGCCTACGAGAAGGACCGGACCCTCCTGACGCTGCGCAACGACTTCCTGGACGAGACCCTGATCCAGGTCGACAACAGCGGCTGGTTCCCCATGTTCACGGTCGGTGCGGGCGTCGATGTCTACTTCTCGAATCGGCGCACCTGGTACGCCGAGGTCGGCGTGAGCTATTCCTGGGCCCGCCTGAAGCACGATGTCGCCGCGAGCGGCGCCCTGACACCGGGCACCGTCCGGGCCGACACGGATTCCACGGGGCCCAATGCGTGGCTGGGCATCGGGCGGAGGTTCTAGACCGGAGTCAACGAAACGACGCCCCGGAGGAGGACCCCCGGGGCGTCGGACCTGCTTCCCGGTGCTGGATCAGAGCGTCAGGCGCTGCAGGCTGGCCTTCAGGCTCTCGTCGACGATGGCGAGGCAGTCGGCGAAGTGCGCCTTGGTCTCCTTGCTGAAGCCCGTTTTGGCCGGAGCGGCCTTGAGCGAAGGCTGCAGGGCGCGCAGCGCCTCCCGGGCCAGGGCCCGCGCGTCGGCGGGCGTGAGGGGGTTGGCCCGTAGCACCTGGGCGCTCAGCTGCCGCAGGTGCTCCCGCTGCAGGTTGCGCCGCATGACCGAGACCTCGCGCCCGCTCTTCAGCTCCGTCCAGATGGCGCCCTGCAGGGCGTCATAGAGTTCCGACAGGCGGAAGGCCTCCTTGGGATTCGTCAGCTTGTCCGGCGCATCCAGAATCCGCTGGGCCACGGCGGGCTGGAACAGCTGGGCCAGCACCTGGGTCTGGGTCCGCAGCACCCACTGGGCGGGCGAGGGATCCGCGTTCAGCGGCCCGCCGAACCGGTCGGTGGTGAGGCGGGAGAGGAACTCGGGCTTGAAGCGGAAGGCATCGACGGAGAAGATGCCGGTCTCCAGCAGCTTCAGGGCCTGGCGCTGGCGGGTGGCGGGGACCGGCGTGATGGGGGCCCGGCCCGTGCCCGCGTGGTCGCGCAGGTGCACCACGCCGCCGATGTACTTGGCGCTCAGGTTGGCCGAGAGTCCCACCTGCCCCAGGGCCCGCAGCAGGCCGCGGCGCAGGGGCTGGTATTCCTCGCCATCCTGGAAGGTCCTGGCCTGCAGGCGCTCCCAGAGCTCCTTCGAGAGGCTCAGGCGCTTCTGGTAGAAGGCCAGCGGATCGGAGCCCAGATCCCGGCGGTTCACTTCAGGATCCATGCCCTCGAGCCCCATGAAGCCGAGAGCCTCCTCGTCCGTACCGTACGCCAGCTGGGGCTCGGAGCTGCGGGCGGCGATCTTGGCCAGGGCCCCCTTTTCTTCCGAAGCCGCCAGGGGCTTGTAGCCGTACTCGATGACCCAATGATCGTAGGGCCCCAGGGTGCTCATCACATACTCGCCCTGGCGCTGGCCCTTGAGCGCCAGGTTCAGCGCGTTGTAGTCCATGACGGAGCCCGTCAGGCCGTGGGTCTTGGTGAATTCCGGATTCGAGATCTGCTCCATGGAGTAGATCGTCGAAGCCCGGAAGTTGTGGCGCAGGCCGAGCGTGTGGCCCACCTCATGGGTGATCACATCCTTGAGCACCGCGGCCACATAGGCGTCCTCCTCGGGGCTGCCGGGGGTGATCTCGCCGCGGGTTTCCAGCAGATCGAGGGCGAACCCCATTTCCTGGTGGGCTTCCGCCGCATAGGTGCACAGGCTGTGGTCGTGCCGGGACAGGAAGGCGTCCTGGGCCTTGGGTGGCAGGGTCTCCCGGGCCTCCGTGCGGCTGCCGCGGGCCCAGACTTCCCCGATGCCGATGTCGGCGTCCAGGATCTCTCCGGTGCGGGGATCCACCTGGCTGGGTCCGATGGCGAAGCCGATGTCGGTGCCCGTGAGCCAGCGCAGGGAGGCGTGGCGGGCGTCGTGGGTATCCCAATCCGCATCGGCGGGCTGGACCTTGACCTGGACGGCGTTCTTGAAGCCCTGCTCTTCGAAGGCCTGATTCCAGGCCAGCACGCCTTGGGTGATGGCCGGCCGGTATTTCTCCGGAATGTTCCGGTCCAGCCAGAACACGATGGGCTGCTTGGGTTCGGAGAGGGCGGCTGCGGGATCCTTCTTCTCCAGGCGCCAGCGGTGGATGTAGTGCACCTTGGGATCCACCCGCGTGTCGTCGCCGAAGTCCCAGCGCGTGGTGGCGAAGTAGCCCAGCCGGTCATCGGCGAGGCGGGGAGCCATGGGCTGCTCCGGCAGCTTCGCGAAGGAGAAGTGCCAGCCGAGGAACAGACTGCGGATGTCCTCCAGCGTGCCCGGAGGCGGCACGAAGGGCATGGGGGGCGCCCCGGGCATCTGGATGGGCGGCAGCATGATGCGCGAGAGCGCGTAGTGGGCCTGGACCCGGAAGGCGGCCTGGTCCTCGCTGCTGCGGACCTTCTCGAAGAAGCTGTTGGAAGGGTCGAACCCGTAGGGTTGGCGGTAGGTGGCTTCCAGCCGCGTGGCCCCCATGGGGATGTCCTTCAGCAGCAGGGCGTTGGCCTCCACCAGGAAGGATTTCCGCTCGGGGTGGGGTTGGCTCAGCACCGGGGCGCTGGACAGCAGGCTGTCGCTGAAGCCCTCCGCCACGGCCCGGGCCGCCGGCGAGCCCTCGGGCGCGGTGAAGGTCGTGTTCTTGGCCAGGAGCTGGAGGCTGTTCCCCACGCGGCGGAAGCTCACCAGGTGGCTGTCATCCATCATGCCGCCGTAGATGCCGCGCTCGCCGGTGCCCCGGGTGCTGCTGACCGCGAAGAAGAAGGGCATGTCCAGCTGCTCGGGCTTCACCTCGATCCAGACCTTGTCGTCCTTCGTCCAGAGCGTGAAGAGCCCCTTGTGCTCCTTGGCCTCCTTCACGACATCCGCGAAGGGCTTCAGGGCCCCGGGGGCCGGTGCGGCGGCGGGCGCCGGCGCGGGGGCTTTGCCCCCGTTCGGAGCCGTCTGGGCGGCCAGGCTCAGGCACAACAGGGGCGGGAGCGCGGAAAGGCGCTGGGGCAGGTACATGCGGGTCCTCCTCCGATGGGGATGTCCCCTACCATACGCTGCCTTCGTGGGGTTCGTTTAGAGGCTCTCCACGCGGGAGGGCCCGGGCCAGACGGGCCGCCCCTCTGGATTCAGGCCGCTCCGGCGAGGCCTTCGATCCAGGCGAGGACATCGGCCCGCATCTCCGGACTCAGCCGGTGGTCCACCGGGTAGAGGCGGGTGATGTGGGGGATGCCCAGGTCGTCCAGCCACTGATCGGCCCGCTGGGCCCAGGCCACCGGCAGGGTCCGGTCCCGTTCGCCGTGGCCGATGAAGCCGCGCAGGTGCCCCAGCCACTCCCGGCCGGCGATGCGGGGTTCGAGCTCCGGCAGGATGCGGCCGGAAAGGATGGCGAAGCCGCCCAGCCGCTCCGGGGCGCTGAGGGCCACGCCGGCGCTCATGATGCCGCCCTGGCTGAACCCGCCGATGACGGTCTGGCGGGCCTCGACGCCGTGGATGGACTGCATGCGGTCGACGAACCGGATGAGCGCGTGGCGGCTGGCTTCGGCCTCGGCGACGGTGATCTTCGGACCTTCGGCCGTGAAGGTCACGCGGAACCATCCGTACTGGTCGGGTCCGAGCTGGAGCCCTCCCCGGACCAGGACCACCAACGACTCGGTGTCCACCCCCTCCGCCAGGTCGGCCAGGTCCGTCTCCCGGCCGCCCACCCCGTGCAGGAGCACCACGAGCGCCTTGGGCCGGGCAGGTGAGGGCAACCGCAGGCGGTAGGACAGGCCGGAAACCGGGTCCAGCTGGAGGGGGCCCAGCGAAGGAACAGGAGAAGGAGCGGGGGAGGACATGAGATCTCCGTCAGGGGCCGAGGTCCGAAGCCGCCGACCTCCCGAAGGCCGTGGGGACGGCCTCCAGGAGGAGTCGGTGGCGGCCCCGGATGGCCGCGGTTCAGGCCTTACTTCTTGGCGGAAGCGGAAACCTTGCCGGCTTCGACATTCAGGCTGATGGCGACCGTCTCGCCGACGACGCCGGGGAAGGTCTTGATGCCGAACTCGCTGCGGTTGAGGCTGAGGGCGCCGTCCACGAAGCCGGCCACCACGCTGCCGGGCTGCATGCCGGGCTGGGTTCCAGCATTGGTGATGGGGAAGGTGATGCGCTTGGTGACCCCGTGCATGGTGAAGTCGCCGGTGACCTCCAGCTTGCCCTTGGCCACTTCCTTCACGGAGGTGCTCTTGAAGGTGACGGTGGGGAACTTCTCGACATCGAAGAAGTCGGGGGACTTGAGGTGCTTGTCGCGGGCCTCATTGTCCGTGGTGATGCTGGCGGAGTCGATGGTGACCTCGACGCTGGACTTGCTGATGTTCGCGGAGTCCACCTTGATGGTCCCGTTGAACTTCGTGAAGCGGCCGCTGGTCTTGGCCAGAAGGTGGCCGACCTTGAAGCTGACTTCGCTGTGGACGGGGTCGATCTTGTAGACATCCTGGGCCAGGGCGGGCAGAGCCGCGAGGGCGAGGGACGCGAGAAGGACGCGGAAGGGGTGTCGCATGTGACCTCCAAAGAATAGGTGTTTCACCATGCAATTAAGAATAGGCTTCATTTCTAGAGTTGCAACACCTTTTTGGAGAAATTCTTTCGCCCCTCCGGCCGAACGGTCGAAATGTTAGAAAAAAATAAAGATAAATACTCCGTGAGCTCGCTTGGAGCCCTCCAGACCGCGTCACCCAAGGCCGTTGCTTGCCCCCTGCTTTCGCCCAGGGAAGGGAATTCAGACTTTCGGCGCGTCCATCCCGAAGGCCGCCCAGCCCTCCTTGGTGGGGCCGTAGATGCTGGGCACATGCAGGCCGGCCTGGCGCATGAGGACGGTCATCTGACCGCGGTGGTGGGTCTGGTGGCTGACCAGGACATAGAGCGCGAAGGCGCCGGTCCAGGTCTCGCCATAGAGGGTGAAGTTGCGGCCCAGTTCGGTGTTGCTCCAGCTGCCGATGTGGTCCAGCAGGGAATCGCTCACGGCGTGGTAGGCGGCGGCGACCTCGGCCATGGTGGGCGGGGGGGGCGTGGCGATGAACCCGTCGGGCCCCAGCCCCACGGGTCCCTTCACCTTCAGGCCCAGGTTCTGGGGCAGCTCCAGGACGGTTTCCACCAGGTGCCAGGCCATGCGCCGCAGGTCGCGATGCTGGTCGTCCACGGCCTGATGGGCCGCCGCATCGGGAATGGCCGCGAAGACCGCCAGGGTCTTCTCCGCCTCCTGCTGCCAGATGGTCTTGAAGTCATCCACGCGACGGAACATGCCAGCCTCCGGAAAGGTCCCCGGAAGCATAGCGCAGTGGGGCCCGGGGGGAAGAAGGTCAGACGGGCGTGACGCTGCGGCGCTTGGCGGGCCAGGCTTCCCGGCGGCGGGCCCGGGCGAGACGAGTGACGAGCTCGGCGCGGAGGTCGGCGGGATCCACGATGGCGTCCACATGCAGATCCGCGCCCAGCTTCTTCAGGTTGATGTCCTCGTTGTACTCGTCGCGGAGCTGCTGGACATAGGCGACCCGCTCCTCTTCCGGCTTCTCCGCGATCTTGTTGGCGAAGACGGCGTTCACGGCGGCCTCGGCGCCCATGACGGCGATGCTGGCCGTGGGCAGCGCCAGCGTGGCATCCGGATCGAAGCCCGGGCCGCTCATGGCGTAGAGGCCTGCCCCATACGCCTTGCGCACCACCACGCAGATGCGCGGCGTGCTGCAGCTGGCCATGGCGCTGATCATCTTGGCGCCGTGGCGGATGATGCCCTGCTTCTCCACGGCGCTGCCGATCATGAAACCCGGCACATCGCTGAGGAACACGAGGGGGATGCCGAAGGCGTCGCAGAGGGTCATGAAGCGGGTGGCCTTGTCGGCGCTGTCCACGAACAGCACGCCGCCCTTCACCCGGGGCTGGTTGGCCAGGATGCCCACGGGCTTGCCGTCCAACCGGGCCAGGCCGGTGATGATCTCCCCGGCGAAGAGCTTCTTCACCTCCAGGAAGCTGCCCTCGTCCACCAGGCCCTCGATGAAGTCCTTCATCTGGAAGGGGGAGTTGATGTCCTTGGGGACGAGCGCACCCAGAGCCTTCGCTTTGGGCGAGACCGCCTTCGGCGGAGCCGCCGGCACGGCGTCTTCGCAGTGCTGGGGGAAGTAGGACAGGTACTGGCGGCAGAGCTCGATGGCCTCCACCTCGGTCTTGCAGAGGAAGTCGCCGCAGCCGCTCACGGAGCAGTGCATGCGCGCGCCGCCGAGATCCTCGAGGCTGATCTTCTCGCCGATCACCATCTCCGCCATGCGGGGTGAGCCCAGGTACATGCTGGCGTTGCCTTCCACCATCACCACCACATCGCAGAAGGCCGGGATGTAGGCGCCGCCCGCGGCCGAGGGGCCGAAGAGCAGGCAGACCTGGGGCACCAGGCCCGACAGGGCCACCTCCATGTGGAAGATGGTCCCGGCATGGCGGCGGCCGGGGAACATGTCGAGCTGGTCGGTGATGCGGGCTCCGGCCGAGTCCACCAGGTAGAGCATGGGGACCTTCATCCGCATGGCCACTTCCTGGATGCGGATGATCTTCTCCACCGTGCGGGCGCCCCAGCTGCCGGCCTTGATGGTGCTGTCGTTGGCCATCAAGGCCACGGGACGGCCACCCACCAGGGCCGTGCCCGTGATGACGCCGTCCGCGGGAAGGTCCTTGTGCAGGGCATTGGCGAAGAGGCCGTCCTCGACGAAGCTCCCCTCGTCCACCAGCAGCCGGATGCGCTCCCGGGCGAAGAGCTTGCCCGCTTCGGCATTCTTCTCGTGAGCCTTGGGCGAGCCGCCTTTCTTGACGCGATCAACTTCCGAATGAAAGTGCTCCAGCTGCATGGGGACCTCGGATGGATCCTTCAGCATATGCGATCCTGGATGGATGCTGGACGGCGATGGATCGAAGCGGCCCGGGTTCCTGACGGTGCCCTTTCTGATCGTCTGTTCCTTCTACTTCCTGGTCTTCGCGGCCGGCTACCAGCTCTTCCCCGTGGTGCCTTTGCGCCTCCGGGATCTGGGTGCGAGCCTGGCCGAAAGCGGGCGATTCCAGACGGCCTTCATGCTGGGCTCGGGCTTCGGCGCGCTGTTCACGGGGCCCCTGGGCGACCGCCTGGGGCCGCGCCGCGTGTTGCGGGTGGCCTCCCTCGCGGTGGTCGGCATCCTGGTGGTCTACGCATTGCTGAGAGTGCGTTGGGTGTTCTACCTGCTGGCGCCGGTGCACGGCCTGTTGTGGTCGGCCCTGCGCACCGCCTCCATCTCCAAGGTGGGAGGCATCCTGCCCCTGGAGCATCGGGCGCAGGGGCTTTCGATCTTCGGCCTCACGGGGCCCGGTGGCGTGGCGGTGGGCCCCCTCGTGGGCCTCTGGCTGATGCCCCACCTGGGGTTCACCTGGATGATGGTCCTGCTCGCAGGCGTCTTCGCGCTGCTGCATTCGCTGATCGGCGTCCTGCCCCGCGAGGCCCCGCGGGAGATCGCCGGCACGGTGTTCCAGTGGCCGGACCGGTCTGTGTGGGGCCCGGTGGCCGTCATGGGATTGGTGGGTCTCAGCTTCGGCCCCATGACGCCCTACAGCGCCCAGGAGGCCAAGGCCCTGGGCCTGGCCTGGCCCTCCGCCTTCCTGACCTGCTTCGCCCTGGGGATGATGGCCATGCGCGGCCTGCTCGCCCTCACCGGCATGGGGCGGCGGCCCGTGGCCCTGATGCCGGGCATGGCCGCCCTGACGGCCGTGGGGTACGGGATGCTGGCCTTCCTGCCGGGCGGGCTGGCCCGCCACCTTTCCGCGGGCCTCGTCTATGGCGCCGGCTACGGGATGGTCCACACCCTGATGCTGACCCACCTGCTGGAGACCACGGCACCCCAGCGGCGCGGATCGGCCGCGGGAGCCTTCTTCTTCGCTTTCGACGCCGCCACCGCCCTGGGGGCGCTCGGCCTGGGCTGGGTCATGCAGCACGGAGGCTTCCGCTGGGGCTGGGCCATCGGGGCCGGCCTGATGACTCTGGCCATTCCCGTGGCCCAGCGCGTCGTCGGGAAGCGGCCGACCGTGACACCCGAGGCGGAGCTCCCTGCCATTCTGGGATCATGAAGGATCTTTCCAACCCCCGCCCCAGCCTCGTCACCCGGCAATTCGCCCTGGTGTGGGCGCTGACCTTCGTCACCTTCTTCGCCGCGTTCCAGCTCTTCCCCACCGTGCCCCTGCGCTTGAGGGATCTCGGGGCGAGCCTGGCGGAAAGTGGCCGCTTCATGAGCCTCTTCACCCTGGGCAGCGCCCTGGGCGCATTGTTCACGGGCCCGCTCGGCGACCGGGTGGGACACCGCCGCCTGGTGATCACCTCGGCGATGCTCTACGCGGCCTTCCTCGCGGCCTACGCCGTGATGCCCACCCGCTGGGGCTTCTACCTGCTCGCCTTTCCCCACGGCATCGTGTGGTCCGGCCTGCTGACGGCCACCATGGCCTCGCTGGCCCATGTGCTGCCCGCCGACCGCCATGCGGACGGCCTCAGCCTCTATGGCCTGGCCAGCCCCGGCGGCGTCATCGTGGGTCCCCTGCTGGGTCTGTGGATTCAGCAACG harbors:
- a CDS encoding 2-oxo acid dehydrogenase subunit E2, whose amino-acid sequence is MPLFSRPDGDLIRGEAPVRRIMPYLMRGRNESCVYQESLYRIAAARVWLKAYNRVHHPRATLFHLVAYATAVALETRPRLNRFVSGGRLYQRRGVSISFVAKKAFTDEAPGATVKLAAFEGESFTAFSARISTQVEEARETDRAVDKEVALIMRLPGPVVRLLVGLARGLDHWNLYPGFMIRDDPMYASIFLANLGSVGVSDVFHHLYEYGTVSIFGAVSAPRRATFATRDGVSAEEALSVRWTFDERIDDAFSCARALVLVQKVLEDPGRWLGPPEGTPAWLGTEAEAQEP
- a CDS encoding tetratricopeptide repeat protein codes for the protein MRLRILSLLLGAALLVGGEDPFEAPPELQTFARQHTIGQMGVSAKVSALLKAFFAPPEEGGLGIVYDNAYTRTPLEAWRDRKANCLTLTALYVAACRSIGLEARYGESLRVSRWRRVGTTVRYERHVVAVVPTGTIGQELVADFLPEVRRDSQLIASLEPKRVVALFHSNRAVELLAEGKPDEALHYAHHSIEVDPGLGVGWNILGVVQRAKDQDKEAEVSFRKALEVDPRDGAPCGNMENLMRAQGRDEEARRFRERGLEIRKRDPFFNAFLAEEALADEQWSEAEKRIKQAIKLLPREPEFYLIQARVSLAQGQTKDAIKALEKARKWSLPEAQSRYDSKLALLRSLKPV
- a CDS encoding outer membrane protein, translated to MTMRSAGLRLPASGLLAAGLLLAGAPARAQEAATPWSMTVYLQQSWPKQTETNRQIKEVNAALGSSFKTWDDVANLNLGVQAFRDLNPRWKVGLELDYSRGKIDGATTLDTPAGPATLAFEQKYTIYADLLALAQFRPLGGNGRWIPFLQAGIGLAYEKDRTLLTLRNDFLDETLIQVDNSGWFPMFTVGAGVDVYFSNRRTWYAEVGVSYSWARLKHDVAASGALTPGTVRADTDSTGPNAWLGIGRRF
- the dtd gene encoding D-aminoacyl-tRNA deacylase, producing MKAVIQRVTRASVRSGDLEATIGPGLLVLVGLEAGDTEETCAWAAAKIASLRIFEDGDGKMNLGLQEVGGEILAISQFTLAGSIAKGRRPSFDAAMSPDAARVLFRKFLDLLKVQHPAVKSGFFQEHMEVELLNDGPVTFILER
- a CDS encoding AMP-binding protein, producing MESEQVWWAGYPAGVGREAQPFPFENLGQLVRTAAARYGDRKAETIVLPNGMEASLSFREVDRLSDAFAAYLRHGLQLQAGARIAILLPNSLAYPVCAFGALKAGCVVVNTNPLYTPRELELQLQDSGAEVLVVLDHFGDKVAAVVPRTQVKTIVVTGIADFFPLFTRTLIQAKLKLSGQIPALGLPFTRLPRALHQGALYLAKEHLLPDAVEHPGPTRASLALLQYTGGTTGTSKGAMLSHGNLLANLEQIAEITKVYLTHGEETVLTVLPMYHVIAFTINLCFGFHTGSHNILVPNPRPLKNLHPAFKNHEITWMTAVNTLLKALPDESWFQPAMTRKMLGAFAGGMQTHPAVLQRWEAFTGCLVIEGFGLSETSPLVTYNAAIREGKRLRRTMAQVGGVGLPLPGTEVRIVDDEGLPVATGSHGEIVVRGPQVMQGYWNQPDETARTLRGGWLHTGDIGRFDAEGYLEITDRKKDMIIVSGFNVFPNEVEACIALHPDVADVAVVGVPDEGTGEAVRAFVVSRKDLSVDEIRAHCRTLLANYKVPTRFSFLAEIPKNAVGKALRRELRAAAGAEG
- a CDS encoding phosphatase PAP2 family protein, with product MRAGAASALRPSERLTVLVLTILLALTLLARPDGWLLRAFTFAGLLVLSLGLGRARRQAVHLLRDFVPVLVVLLVFLLLQPLVVAVNDHRWDATLAALDQRWFGSLAVAWRGAFGRPAAFTDLVYLAYASFYFLPLSVGVLARVRLGPARFERVAFAILLGFYLSFLGYFLWPAEGPRVPEALAPVQLGGGAISQAVRAFLRGAEATTLDAFPSGHTALSVLPALLATRCFPRLAALFWVWAGAIVFATVYIGVHYLTDVAAGLVLAGLTLALAPLLSRGLSAPE